From a single Mycolicibacterium moriokaense genomic region:
- a CDS encoding cupin domain-containing protein produces the protein MSTVEALSLSTLGDEQVAAAAAATAGRSAKSIYGGSGRVLRQTVLALASGHGLDDHESPGEATLLVLRGRIRLGSTTQAIEAAAGDYLVIPEERHNVAALEDSVLLLTVVPRS, from the coding sequence GTGAGCACGGTCGAGGCACTGTCGCTGTCAACACTGGGTGACGAACAGGTCGCCGCTGCGGCGGCAGCGACCGCGGGTCGCTCTGCCAAGAGCATCTACGGCGGAAGTGGCCGCGTGCTGCGTCAGACCGTGCTGGCGCTGGCGAGTGGTCACGGCCTCGACGATCACGAAAGCCCCGGCGAGGCAACGCTATTGGTGCTGCGCGGTCGGATCCGCCTGGGCAGCACCACGCAAGCGATCGAGGCCGCAGCGGGTGACTATCTCGTGATCCCGGAAGAACGGCACAACGTTGCGGCGCTGGAGGATTCGGTCCTCCTGCTCACGGTCGTCCCGCGTTCCTGA
- a CDS encoding ABC transporter ATP-binding protein, which produces MIETTELTKSFGRHRAVDNVTAEFPAGSVTALLGLNGAGKTTLLRLIAGLDHPDGGTVTVCGQRRSSDPRLLGVHLGPDAMNPGHTVRRHLSWLAALAGIPQARVDAVLDEAGLLEQRSVRIGRLSLGARQRLAIAGALLGEPRALLFDEPLNGLDVPGIVWFRALLRRLAADGATVVIATHLLGEVTLTADRIALLVNGKLETVGPLEQLAPVGEDTREWLETTLLECA; this is translated from the coding sequence GTGATCGAAACTACCGAGCTGACAAAGTCATTCGGCCGCCATCGTGCCGTCGACAACGTGACTGCCGAGTTCCCGGCGGGCTCCGTCACCGCCCTGCTGGGCCTCAACGGTGCGGGGAAGACCACCCTGCTGCGTCTGATCGCGGGCCTCGACCACCCCGACGGCGGCACCGTGACCGTGTGTGGTCAGCGCCGGTCGAGCGACCCGCGACTGCTCGGTGTCCACCTCGGCCCCGACGCCATGAATCCTGGGCATACCGTGCGCAGGCACCTGTCCTGGCTGGCCGCGCTCGCCGGGATTCCTCAGGCGCGCGTCGACGCCGTGCTCGACGAGGCCGGACTGCTCGAACAGCGGTCCGTGCGCATCGGCCGGCTGTCATTGGGCGCGCGGCAGCGGTTGGCCATCGCCGGGGCGCTGTTGGGTGAGCCGCGAGCGCTACTGTTCGACGAACCGCTCAACGGCCTCGACGTGCCGGGCATCGTCTGGTTCCGGGCACTTCTGCGCCGGCTCGCCGCCGACGGCGCCACGGTGGTGATCGCCACTCATCTACTCGGCGAGGTGACGCTGACTGCCGATCGAATCGCGTTGCTGGTCAACGGAAAGTTGGAAACCGTCGGTCCGTTGGAGCAGTTGGCCCCCGTGGGTGAGGACACCCGCGAATGGCTCGAGACCACGTTGTTGGAATGCGCGTGA
- a CDS encoding helix-turn-helix transcriptional regulator, with protein sequence MPVPRHDLASPPERAAGQQRQKVLGLLQNASGPVDAQHVADSLQIHITTARFHLTTLEEQGYIRRGGGAKVARAGRPRLTYELAPRLDYADIVSLFAAHLGGTAEEREQRALRIGADLAHRVHLARKREETSIADLVVATLTELGFQVRSVLNSFGEVTVQLCTCPLAEVAATAPEVVRGIQQGLIQEVVDLNADAIGASYRVAVTPDPRGGSCEVGLILSPKK encoded by the coding sequence ATGCCAGTGCCGCGCCACGACCTCGCTTCGCCGCCGGAACGGGCTGCCGGTCAGCAACGGCAGAAGGTGCTCGGCCTGTTGCAGAATGCGTCCGGCCCAGTCGATGCCCAGCACGTCGCCGACTCACTGCAGATACACATCACCACGGCTCGATTCCATCTGACGACGCTGGAGGAGCAGGGCTACATCCGTCGCGGCGGCGGGGCGAAGGTCGCACGCGCGGGGCGGCCCCGGCTGACCTACGAGTTGGCGCCGAGGCTGGACTACGCCGACATCGTGTCGCTCTTCGCCGCCCATCTCGGCGGGACGGCCGAGGAACGGGAACAACGGGCGCTACGCATCGGCGCAGACCTCGCCCACCGGGTGCATCTGGCCAGGAAGCGCGAGGAAACGTCGATCGCCGACCTGGTGGTGGCGACCCTGACCGAACTCGGCTTTCAGGTGCGCTCGGTGCTGAATTCGTTCGGAGAAGTGACGGTTCAGCTGTGCACATGCCCGCTCGCCGAAGTCGCAGCGACCGCACCAGAGGTCGTCAGAGGTATTCAGCAGGGCCTGATCCAAGAGGTGGTCGACCTCAACGCCGACGCGATCGGTGCGTCGTATCGCGTTGCGGTGACACCGGATCCGCGGGGCGGCTCCTGCGAAGTCGGTTTGATTCTCAGCCCTAAGAAATAA
- a CDS encoding TetR/AcrR family transcriptional regulator has translation MRRGSRPRSSGEPGVKVDARSERWREHRKKVRAEIVDAAFRAIDRLGPNVSVREIAEEAGTAKPKIYRHFTDKSDMFAEIGQRMRDMLWAAIIPSINVETDSARQIVGRGVEHYVELVNQHPNVVRFLLQGRFADQSAAAMTTVNKGSEITLAIADMISTELEELAPEPEAFELAAFAIFGTAASATDWWLGVDDDSPRRMPTDKFIAHMTTIMVGAINGTAELLGIKIDPDQPIHTAVRRQQPVA, from the coding sequence GTGCGACGAGGGTCCAGGCCACGGTCCAGTGGTGAACCGGGTGTCAAGGTCGACGCCCGTAGTGAGCGCTGGCGCGAGCATCGCAAGAAGGTCCGCGCGGAGATCGTCGACGCGGCCTTCCGTGCGATCGACCGCCTCGGTCCCAACGTCAGCGTGCGTGAGATCGCCGAGGAGGCGGGTACCGCCAAGCCCAAGATCTACCGACACTTCACCGACAAATCCGACATGTTCGCCGAAATCGGTCAGCGGATGCGCGACATGTTGTGGGCGGCGATCATCCCGTCGATCAACGTCGAGACCGATTCGGCGCGGCAGATCGTCGGCCGCGGGGTCGAGCACTATGTGGAGCTCGTCAATCAACACCCGAACGTGGTGCGATTCCTGCTGCAGGGCCGGTTCGCCGACCAGTCGGCGGCTGCGATGACGACGGTGAACAAGGGCAGTGAGATCACCCTCGCCATCGCCGACATGATCAGCACCGAGCTCGAAGAACTCGCTCCGGAGCCGGAGGCATTCGAGCTCGCGGCGTTCGCGATCTTCGGCACCGCGGCGTCGGCGACGGACTGGTGGCTGGGCGTCGACGACGACAGCCCGCGGCGGATGCCGACGGACAAGTTCATCGCGCACATGACGACGATCATGGTGGGCGCCATCAACGGCACCGCCGAACTGCTGGGCATCAAGATCGACCCCGACCAGCCGATCCACACCGCGGTTCGGCGGCAGCAACCCGTCGCCTGA
- a CDS encoding class I SAM-dependent methyltransferase — MTGREALPLAERSDADLPGHWLLARLGKRVLRPGGLELTSRMLAAAGVSGSDVVELGPGLGRTARDIVALRPRSYVGVDDTAAATDAVRQVVAPVQGKVVVADAAVTGLPDDSADVVIGEAMLTMQGDKAKRAIIAEAFRVLRPGGRYAIHELGLKPDSIPQETKDDIRRDLARSIKVNARPLTTAEWVQLLSDAGFVDIRVDYAPMALLNPARVLADEGPLGALRIVGNLIVRGAARARVIGMRRTFHKYRRSLTAVSAVGVVPAA, encoded by the coding sequence ATGACAGGCAGAGAAGCTCTTCCGCTCGCTGAGCGGTCCGACGCCGATCTACCCGGACACTGGCTGCTGGCCCGTTTGGGTAAGCGGGTGCTCCGACCGGGTGGCCTCGAGCTGACGTCCCGGATGCTTGCCGCCGCAGGCGTCAGCGGATCTGACGTCGTGGAACTGGGACCCGGCCTTGGCCGCACGGCTCGCGACATTGTCGCCTTGCGACCGCGGTCGTACGTCGGAGTCGACGACACCGCCGCGGCGACCGACGCCGTGCGCCAGGTCGTCGCGCCGGTACAGGGCAAAGTGGTGGTCGCCGACGCCGCGGTGACCGGGCTCCCCGACGACAGCGCCGACGTCGTCATCGGGGAAGCCATGCTGACGATGCAGGGGGACAAGGCCAAACGCGCGATCATCGCCGAGGCGTTCCGTGTCCTGCGCCCCGGCGGCCGCTACGCGATCCATGAACTGGGCCTGAAACCCGACTCGATACCCCAGGAGACCAAGGACGACATCCGGCGCGATCTCGCGCGCTCGATCAAGGTCAACGCGCGCCCACTCACGACCGCCGAGTGGGTGCAGTTGCTCTCCGACGCCGGATTCGTGGACATCAGGGTGGATTACGCGCCGATGGCGCTGCTCAACCCGGCACGTGTGCTCGCCGACGAAGGACCGCTCGGAGCCCTGCGCATCGTGGGAAACCTCATCGTCCGCGGCGCTGCGCGGGCACGGGTCATCGGCATGCGGCGGACCTTCCACAAGTACCGGCGTTCGCTCACGGCGGTTTCGGCAGTCGGTGTTGTGCCGGCGGCGTGA
- a CDS encoding ABC transporter permease, translating into MRVSTAGALAVRSLRAEQIRTGGRSRLWTVIVPAAAVIPMVITFGIAAVAEAFARIPGQLSVLQVSTSNAAYWVITITVVLVAVAAADGQASESRYRAREYVRIAMPRPWAVLVGRWVFYGAVGAVVAAVTLVLVLALLPVVSPLVYGPVSVTDPVARRLLWTVVVLAFFAAGAGVGVGAIIRSPLGAVGAILLWAYVVESAAGYLPSGASLQRFMPLLNAVYATGQDTVLIPPWGKDTALLYTCALFSVIFMVAAAERMIRK; encoded by the coding sequence ATGCGCGTGAGCACCGCGGGCGCATTGGCCGTGCGCAGCCTGCGCGCTGAACAGATCCGTACCGGCGGGCGCAGCAGGCTGTGGACGGTCATCGTGCCCGCCGCCGCGGTGATTCCGATGGTCATCACGTTCGGGATCGCCGCGGTGGCCGAGGCGTTCGCGCGCATCCCGGGACAACTCTCGGTGCTGCAGGTGTCGACCTCGAACGCCGCCTACTGGGTCATCACGATCACGGTGGTGCTGGTCGCCGTCGCCGCTGCGGACGGGCAGGCCTCCGAAAGTCGCTATCGCGCGAGGGAGTACGTCCGCATCGCGATGCCGCGGCCGTGGGCGGTGCTCGTCGGGCGGTGGGTGTTCTACGGCGCCGTGGGTGCGGTGGTCGCCGCCGTCACGCTGGTCCTCGTGCTCGCGCTGCTGCCGGTCGTCTCGCCGCTGGTGTACGGGCCGGTGTCGGTGACCGATCCGGTCGCGCGGCGTCTGCTCTGGACGGTGGTCGTGCTCGCGTTCTTCGCAGCCGGTGCCGGTGTGGGCGTCGGCGCGATCATCCGGTCGCCGCTCGGCGCCGTCGGCGCAATCCTGCTGTGGGCGTACGTCGTTGAGTCCGCCGCCGGATACCTGCCCAGCGGGGCGTCGCTGCAACGATTCATGCCCCTGCTCAACGCGGTGTATGCGACGGGACAGGACACCGTACTCATCCCGCCGTGGGGCAAAGACACCGCACTGCTCTACACGTGCGCACTGTTCAGTGTGATATTCATGGTCGCCGCAGCCGAAAGGATGATTCGAAAATGA
- a CDS encoding NAD(P)/FAD-dependent oxidoreductase, translating into MTQRYDLVIAGGGPSGSAAAWQAAQTGAKVVVLDKAQFPRAKPCGDGLTARAVSYLQKMGLAHEVATFHRVNRVTVFSPSQWELSFPRRPGMPDHGHTVSREHLDTLLLKHAESAGAEVRQGTEVTGPELDRSGRVVGVKLKNGETVYGDAVIAADGAYSPIKRALKIDSEYNGYSAIAIRSEMHANRPDSDSLDIYLKLVFEGDQLPGYGWVFPMGGGLFNIGLGYVNSYKNWQSINATQFLGEFLRTLPADWELPPIEELKKNKSVRAWRLPMGFTAWPPWRPGVLFTGDSLGAGRPTSGAGISKALESGLAAGECAIAALQNGGPDNFTNYAQRMEAAWGREYKRGRYFHKLLGYPKFANAGIKLIDNAAFRDRMLKALYKKAQGPEHTY; encoded by the coding sequence ATGACGCAGCGATACGACCTGGTCATTGCAGGTGGCGGGCCTTCTGGCTCAGCAGCCGCGTGGCAGGCCGCGCAGACTGGCGCCAAGGTAGTGGTCCTGGACAAAGCGCAATTCCCGCGCGCCAAACCCTGCGGCGACGGGCTCACCGCGCGGGCGGTGAGCTACCTGCAGAAGATGGGCCTGGCCCACGAGGTCGCCACCTTCCACCGCGTCAACCGGGTGACCGTGTTCAGCCCGAGCCAGTGGGAGCTGTCGTTTCCCCGCCGCCCCGGGATGCCCGACCACGGCCACACCGTCAGCCGCGAGCACCTGGACACGCTGCTGCTGAAGCACGCGGAGTCGGCCGGCGCCGAGGTACGCCAGGGCACCGAGGTCACGGGCCCCGAGCTCGATCGCAGCGGCCGGGTGGTCGGCGTGAAGCTCAAGAACGGCGAGACGGTGTACGGCGATGCCGTCATCGCGGCCGACGGCGCCTACTCCCCGATCAAGCGTGCCCTGAAGATCGATTCGGAGTACAACGGTTACTCGGCGATCGCGATCCGTTCTGAGATGCACGCGAACCGGCCCGACTCCGACAGCCTGGACATCTATCTCAAGCTGGTGTTCGAGGGCGATCAGCTGCCCGGCTACGGCTGGGTGTTCCCGATGGGCGGCGGCCTATTCAATATCGGCCTGGGCTACGTCAACAGCTACAAGAACTGGCAGTCGATCAACGCCACGCAGTTCCTCGGGGAGTTCCTGCGCACGTTGCCCGCCGACTGGGAGCTGCCGCCGATCGAGGAGCTCAAGAAGAACAAGAGCGTGCGGGCGTGGAGGCTGCCCATGGGCTTCACCGCCTGGCCGCCGTGGCGACCGGGCGTGCTGTTCACCGGCGACTCGCTGGGTGCGGGTAGGCCGACGTCCGGCGCGGGCATCTCCAAGGCGTTGGAGTCGGGTCTCGCGGCGGGCGAATGCGCCATCGCGGCGCTGCAGAACGGCGGACCGGACAACTTCACCAATTACGCGCAGCGGATGGAAGCGGCGTGGGGCCGGGAGTACAAGCGCGGCCGCTACTTCCACAAGCTGCTGGGCTATCCGAAATTCGCGAATGCCGGGATCAAATTGATCGACAACGCCGCGTTCCGCGACCGTATGCTCAAGGCGCTGTACAAGAAAGCGCAGGGACCCGAGCACACGTACTGA